In Maniola jurtina chromosome 2, ilManJurt1.1, whole genome shotgun sequence, the following proteins share a genomic window:
- the LOC123871255 gene encoding uncharacterized protein LOC123871255, with amino-acid sequence MMFCLLVLCAILTIVEPYTSQCRTRPPFYGDRCPGVTVTNLEIMSEPIEWDLIAQEERFVQFCQENAPAMIGEMYRIDNYYLVYDLIEARDSKITVRIKHKFLHITATEKYGNQEIIFQDVKVLPDMVNTDAAQWTFKNGETLIIKIPYRVPIGKHDTKSCPVVNKNVIDVPHAPESEFNYSLQDWIENTYDPAGRSSGSNYGFQGWSQNGHNPPPGRPSGPNYGSQGWSQNGHNPPPGRPSGPNYGSQGWSQNGHNPPPGRPSGSNYGSHSQDLTQNVDPTSLFIYRSKDSKGNIP; translated from the coding sequence ATGATGTTCTGTCTACTTGTGTTGTGCGCAATATTAACTATTGTGGAACCATACACAAGTCAATGTCGCACCCGACCACCTTTTTATGGAGATCGATGTCCTGGAGTCACTGTAACTAACCTGGAAATTATGTCGGAACCCATTGAATGGGATCTAATCGCACAGGAAGAACGATTTGTGCAATTTTGCCAGGAAAATGCGCCCGCCATGATAGGAGAAATGTATAGAATCGATAATTACTATCTCGTATATGATCTGATAGAAGCCAGAGATTCCAAGATCACAGTtcgaataaaacataaattctTACATATTACAGCTACGGAAAAATATGGTAATCAAGAAATAATCTTTCAAGATGTGAAGGTTCTGCCAGATATGGTAAACACAGATGCTGCTCAGTGGACGTTCAAAAACGGAGAAACCCTGATAATCAAAATTCCTTACAGAGTACCTATTGGAAAGCATGATACTAAAAGTTGTCCAGTTGTAAATAAAAACGTCATAGATGTGCCGCACGCGCCTGAGTCTGAATTCAACTATAGTCTTCAGGATTGGATAGAAAATACATACGACCCAGCCGGTCGTTCCTCTGGATCCAACTATGGGTTTCAGGGTTGGTCACAAAATGGACACAATCCTCCACCAGGTCGTCCCTCTGGACCCAACTATGGGTCTCAGGGTTGGTCACAAAATGGGCACAATCCTCCACCAGGTCGTCCCTCTGGACCCAACTATGGGTCTCAGGGTTGGTCACAAAATGGACACAATCCTCCACCAGGTCGTCCCTCTGGATCCAACTATGGGTCTCACTCTCAGGATTTGACACAAAATGTCGATCCTACCTCTTTATTTATCTATAGATCTAAGGATTCGAAAGGAAATATACCTTGA